In a genomic window of Rhopalosiphum maidis isolate BTI-1 chromosome 4, ASM367621v3, whole genome shotgun sequence:
- the LOC113548057 gene encoding cyclin-J-like: MALNHQRRTDKWWETEYSDNIHSYLQYHEVKWRMVYGARSPQIHLRPVLLKTIRNIAKTCEMSNVCVHLAVTLMDLFMDNHDLKFDTIMLVSFACLTLAAKIEEHCLKIPKLNTMQNVISKDVTNSHFRKVEMKILMFFEFNVAIPTVAHFIEFYKDHFFCDNDFYHNEFACILKDKFNRMILSYQDASLESIKLISYNPSMVAASIILTTRHTLGLVPCWTAQLRKVTGYLKKDLVQCCSLLGRNVMQHRKFVPMDEGYLSSSPGFRSPIIMGSKKKRSHIDVPNVILSKRTAF, encoded by the exons ATG gcATTGAATCATCAAAGACGTACTGATAAATGGTGGGAAACAGAGTATAGTGACaatatacattcatatttaCAGTACCACGAAGTTAAATGGAGGATGGTTTATGGAGCTAGATCACCACAA attcatTTGCGACCCGTgttgttaaaaactattagaaataTAGCCAAGACATGTGAAATGTCAAATGTATGTGTTCATTTGGCCGTCACCTTGATGGATTTATTTATGGATAACCATGATCTAAAATTTGATACTATCATGCTAGTCTCGTTTGCATGTTTAACATTAGCTG CAAAAATTGAAGAACATTgcttaaaaataccaaaactaAATACCATGCAGAATGTCATTAGTAAAGATGTAACAAATTCACACTTTCGTAAAGTAgagatgaaaattttaatgtttttcgaGTTCAATGTTGCGATACCTACAGTTGCACAtttcattgaattttataaagacCATTTTTTCTgtgataatgatttttatcataacgaatttgcatgtattttaaaagacaAATTCAATAGAATGATTCTCTCATACCAGGATGCATCATTGGAAA GCATAAAACTTATATCTTATAATCCATCAATGGTTGCCgctagtattattttaactactaGGCATACATTAGGATTGGTACCATGTTGGACTGCACAATTACGAAAAGTGACAGGATACTTAAAAAAAGATCTTGTGCAGTGTTGTTCTCTATtagg AAGAAATGTTATGCAGCACAGAAAGTTTGTGCCAATGGATGAAGGATATCTAAGTTCTTCTCCTGGTTTTCGATCTCCAATAATCATGGGaagtaaaaagaaaagaaGTCACATTGATGTaccaaatgtaattttatcaaaacgaACAGCATTCTAA
- the LOC113549949 gene encoding ornithine decarboxylase 1-like: protein MRICGLEEQIHVIDNKVTVEEIIKDIVRTKEISDPFYIFDVGDLVHKAKIWQQKLPRVKPFYAVKCNDNSLVLETLAAFGTNFDCASKAEIKKVLDLGVNPSRIIFANPAKMTSHIKYAMSQCVDLTTFDNELELYKIKSIHPSCNLVIRIRCDATETQCPLGIKYGCDPLTEAPALMSLARDLGLSVVGVSFHVGSGCNEPAAFRRAIAASAAIFRLAQQLGFMNMYLLNIGGGFPGNKNTSLDKIADIVNDALNEWFPPNNGVTIIAEPGRFFVASAFTLSTKIHSIKKRSNDENHVMYFINDGVYGSFNSILYDHSIVVPKPLNDYPMSPISQSSIWGPTCDGLDQVVDLVNMPLMKMGDWIIFEDMGAYTIPVASTFNGFPLPKVFAVANRRIWQKLKNLMPISEDHFTTVPIVATIKMVRSESSDDDEWDENDLDYTRQYPCLHLKNSFSLPEA from the exons ATGAGAATTTGTGGACTTGAAGAACAAATTCATGTCATTGATAATAAAGTGACTGTTGaggaaattataaaagatatagTTAGAACAAag gaaatatcagatccattttatatatttgatgttGGTGATCTTGTGCATAAAGCAAAAATATGGCAGCAAAAGTTACCACGGGTAAAACCTTTTTATG ctGTAAAATGCAACGACAATTCCCTTGTGCTAGAAACGTTAGCTGCATTTGGAACGAATTTCGATTGTGCTTCCAAA gccgagataaaaaaagttttggacTTGGGGGTGAATCCGTCTCGTATAATATTCGCTAATCCAGCAAAAATGACCTCACATATTAAGTATGCCATGAGTCAATGTGTTGATCTGACAACATTTGATAATGAACTAGAactgtacaaaattaaatctattcaCCCATCCTGCAA CTTGGTTATACGAATTCGTTGTGATGCAACTGAAACTCAGTGCCCACTTGGTATCAAATATGGCTGCGATCCTCTAACCGAAGCACCAGCATTAATGTCATTGGCCCGTGATTTGGGTTTGTCTGTTGTGGGAGTAAGCTTTCATGTTGGTTCAGGATGCAATGAACCAGCTGCCTTTCGAAGGGCAATCGCTGCTTCAGCAGCTATTTTCCGACTTGCCCAGCAGTTAGGTTTTATGAATATGTACTTGTTGAACATTGGTGGAGGATTTCCTGGAAATAAAAACACTTCATTGGATAAA attgcaGACATAGTGAATGATGCACTTAATGAATGGTTCCCTCCAAACAATGGTGTAACCATCATAGCAGAACCGGGTAGATTCTTTGTGGCTTCAGCATTTACACTTTCTACGAAAATTCACTCTATTAAAAAACGTTCAAATGATGAAAACCAtgtcatgtattttattaatgatggaGTTTATGGTTCTTTCAATAGTATTCTTTATGATCATTCAATTGTTGTACCCAAACCTCTGAAT GATTATCCGATGAGTCCAATTAGTCAGAGTTCTATTTGGGGACCTACTTGTGATGGTTTAGATCAAGTAGTTGATTTGGTAAATATGCCATTGATGAAAATGGGTGATTGGATCATTTTTGAGGACATGGGAGCTTATACAATACCTGTAGCAAGTACATTTAATGGCTTCCCACTTCCCAAGGTCTTTGCTGTTGCAAATCGAAGAATTTG gcaaaagttgaaaaatttaatgccAATATCCGAGGATCATTTTACAACTGTGCCAATTGTTGCAACTATCAAAATGGTACGTTCAGAATCCAGCGATGATGATGAATGGGATGAAAATGATTTGGATTATACGCGCCAATATCCATGTCTTCATTTGAAGAATTCTTTCTCTTTGCCCGAAGCATGA
- the LOC113548143 gene encoding tRNA pseudouridine synthase A isoform X1: MVLSTRYLLKALLPINSVCRTSFGTTRFSVRMMVSDPIINQKHPLSEDDENIATKKLCIEPRVKRKKCAILLAYSGQGYLGLQRNKGTKTVEEELLLALKSNNLITDEGFEQIQTMNFQRAARTDKGVSALRQIISLLLPEDVDKQVINSALPEQIRVLDIRRTTKGFNSKNSCDGRTYSYTCPTFAFAPAEATIDFNYRIDATVIDRINEIVKSFLGCHNYHNYTSKKKPGDPSAQRYMVSFYCDKPYEKDGVELISLYVRGQSFMLHQIRKMVGVIIAICRGVAKHDVIERSWQPDRLDLPIAPGLGLVLEEVHYDKYNGKFGNDGMHERLDFVELNDQVSEFRAKYILPTIIKVEKEESSMQLWLEQLPLHTFEVRTEHRNMRTDVNEINSPGLASLQAAAELIEKEEQHSIDTNREVPPDNLSTLADAAQAMSSENN; this comes from the exons ATGGTATTGTCTACTCGTTATTTACTCAAAGCCTTGTTGCCCATAAATTCAG tttgtcGAACATCATTTGGAACAACTCGATTCTCTGTCCGTATGATGGTGTCTGATCcgataattaatcaaaaacatcCACTTTCAGAGGACGATGAGAATATTGCTACTAAAAAATTGTGCATAGAGCCTAGggtcaaaagaaaaaaatgtgccATATTATTGGCATACTCTGGACAAGGATATTTGGGTTTACAgag AAATAAGGGGACAAAAACAGTTGAAGAAGAATTATTGCTtgcattaaaatcaaataatttaataaccgaTGAAGGTTTTGAACAAATTCAAACCATGAATTTTCAGCGTGCTGCTAGAACTGACAAGGGAGTATCTGCTCTGCGACAAATAATTTCACTTTTATTac CCGAAGATGTAGATAAACAAGTTATTAATTCAGCTTTACCAGAGCAAATCAGAGTTCTAGATATCAGAAGAACAACTAAAGGTTTCAACAGTAAAAATTCTTGTGACGGACGAACATATTCATACACGTGTCCAACTTTTGCTTTTGCACCAGCAGAAGCtaccattgattttaattatcggATTGATGCCACTGTTATTGATAGAATAAATGAAATTGTTAAAAGTTTCTTAGGATGCCACAACTATCATAATTACACTTCTAAaaa AAAACCAGGTGATCCAAGTGCACAAAGGTACATGGTTAGTTTTTACTGTGATAAACCATATGAAAAAGATGGTGTTGaattaatatcattgtatGTTAGag gACAAAGTTTTATGCTTCATCAGATTCGTAAAATGGTTGgtgttattattgctatttgcCGAGGTGTAGCCAAGCATGATGTGATAGAACGATCATGGCAACCTGATCGTCTTGATTTACCTATTGCTCCAGGTTTAGGCTTAGTATTAGAAGAAGtacattatgataaatataatggaaAATTTGGTAATGATGGTATGCATGAACGCTTAGATTTTGTTGAGCTCAATGATCAAGTATCTGAATTTAGAGCTAAATACATACTACCAACCATTATCAAAGTAGAAAAAGAAGAAAGCTC TATGCAATTATGGCTTGAACAGCTACCGTTACATACATTTGAAGTACGTACAGAACACCGCAACATGCGAACAGatgttaatgaaataaatagtcCAGGATTAGCATCTTTACAGGCGGCAGCTGAACTAATTGAAAAAGAGGAACAGCATTCTATTGATACAAATAGAGAGGTACCACCTGATAATCTTTCCACACTTGCAGATGCTGCTCAAGCAATGAgttcagaaaataattaa
- the LOC113548143 gene encoding tRNA pseudouridine synthase A isoform X2: protein MMVSDPIINQKHPLSEDDENIATKKLCIEPRVKRKKCAILLAYSGQGYLGLQRNKGTKTVEEELLLALKSNNLITDEGFEQIQTMNFQRAARTDKGVSALRQIISLLLPEDVDKQVINSALPEQIRVLDIRRTTKGFNSKNSCDGRTYSYTCPTFAFAPAEATIDFNYRIDATVIDRINEIVKSFLGCHNYHNYTSKKKPGDPSAQRYMVSFYCDKPYEKDGVELISLYVRGQSFMLHQIRKMVGVIIAICRGVAKHDVIERSWQPDRLDLPIAPGLGLVLEEVHYDKYNGKFGNDGMHERLDFVELNDQVSEFRAKYILPTIIKVEKEESSMQLWLEQLPLHTFEVRTEHRNMRTDVNEINSPGLASLQAAAELIEKEEQHSIDTNREVPPDNLSTLADAAQAMSSENN from the exons ATGATGGTGTCTGATCcgataattaatcaaaaacatcCACTTTCAGAGGACGATGAGAATATTGCTACTAAAAAATTGTGCATAGAGCCTAGggtcaaaagaaaaaaatgtgccATATTATTGGCATACTCTGGACAAGGATATTTGGGTTTACAgag AAATAAGGGGACAAAAACAGTTGAAGAAGAATTATTGCTtgcattaaaatcaaataatttaataaccgaTGAAGGTTTTGAACAAATTCAAACCATGAATTTTCAGCGTGCTGCTAGAACTGACAAGGGAGTATCTGCTCTGCGACAAATAATTTCACTTTTATTac CCGAAGATGTAGATAAACAAGTTATTAATTCAGCTTTACCAGAGCAAATCAGAGTTCTAGATATCAGAAGAACAACTAAAGGTTTCAACAGTAAAAATTCTTGTGACGGACGAACATATTCATACACGTGTCCAACTTTTGCTTTTGCACCAGCAGAAGCtaccattgattttaattatcggATTGATGCCACTGTTATTGATAGAATAAATGAAATTGTTAAAAGTTTCTTAGGATGCCACAACTATCATAATTACACTTCTAAaaa AAAACCAGGTGATCCAAGTGCACAAAGGTACATGGTTAGTTTTTACTGTGATAAACCATATGAAAAAGATGGTGTTGaattaatatcattgtatGTTAGag gACAAAGTTTTATGCTTCATCAGATTCGTAAAATGGTTGgtgttattattgctatttgcCGAGGTGTAGCCAAGCATGATGTGATAGAACGATCATGGCAACCTGATCGTCTTGATTTACCTATTGCTCCAGGTTTAGGCTTAGTATTAGAAGAAGtacattatgataaatataatggaaAATTTGGTAATGATGGTATGCATGAACGCTTAGATTTTGTTGAGCTCAATGATCAAGTATCTGAATTTAGAGCTAAATACATACTACCAACCATTATCAAAGTAGAAAAAGAAGAAAGCTC TATGCAATTATGGCTTGAACAGCTACCGTTACATACATTTGAAGTACGTACAGAACACCGCAACATGCGAACAGatgttaatgaaataaatagtcCAGGATTAGCATCTTTACAGGCGGCAGCTGAACTAATTGAAAAAGAGGAACAGCATTCTATTGATACAAATAGAGAGGTACCACCTGATAATCTTTCCACACTTGCAGATGCTGCTCAAGCAATGAgttcagaaaataattaa